In Chryseobacterium shigense, the following proteins share a genomic window:
- a CDS encoding LytR/AlgR family response regulator transcription factor: MIKCVILDDELLAISYLKLLCEQIDSVEVVKAFNDPKVFLNEIDDIDCNLCILDIEMPGMTGLQVAELISGSKKIIFTTAYKEYAAEAFDLNVVDYVRKPIKKERLIQAFEKAKELVDIPHKKDLIEWNTNIGRTVIFTEQIAYIKTSEIDSRDKDIILNDGTTIVLKNLSFKNLLEMLPQKDFAQVNKKEIIALSSIKIFSTNEIITTIQAEGDHFLKLQIGEAYKHSLMELFGK; encoded by the coding sequence ATGATAAAATGCGTTATTCTTGATGATGAACTATTGGCAATCAGTTACTTAAAGCTTCTATGCGAACAGATTGACAGTGTAGAAGTGGTAAAAGCATTCAATGATCCCAAAGTTTTCCTGAATGAAATAGATGATATCGACTGTAATCTCTGTATTCTTGATATCGAAATGCCCGGAATGACAGGGCTTCAGGTGGCAGAACTTATTTCCGGTTCCAAAAAGATCATTTTTACCACCGCTTACAAAGAATATGCAGCAGAAGCCTTCGACCTGAATGTGGTAGATTATGTGAGAAAACCCATCAAAAAGGAAAGACTCATCCAAGCCTTCGAAAAAGCAAAAGAACTCGTAGACATTCCCCATAAAAAGGATCTGATTGAATGGAACACCAATATCGGAAGAACTGTGATTTTCACAGAACAGATTGCCTACATTAAAACATCGGAAATCGACAGCCGCGACAAAGATATTATCCTGAATGACGGAACTACAATTGTCCTGAAAAACCTCAGCTTTAAGAATCTTCTTGAAATGCTTCCCCAAAAAGACTTCGCACAGGTAAACAAAAAGGAAATTATTGCCCTGTCTTCTATCAAAATATTTTCAACCAATGAAATTATTACTACCATTCAGGCGGAAGGGGATCATTTTCTAAAGCTTCAGATTGGAGAAGCTTATAAACATTCATTAATGGAACTGTTCGGAAAGTAA